The following are encoded together in the Acidobacteriota bacterium genome:
- a CDS encoding 3-hydroxyacyl-CoA dehydrogenase family protein: MEIKTVGVIGCGLMGAGIAQVSAAAGFKTFVLDVNEDVVKKGIGRIDKFLTGGIEKGKVTPEQKATVFANLTGTTRFEDLKDCDLVIEAIVENVEVKKKTYAQIEAVVGTHCVIASNTSSLCITELGAGTTRPDKVAGLHFFNPVPLMKLVEVIRALATSQETYDALMTFARAIGKEPVTAPDRGGFIVNRLLVPYLLDAIRCFEEGLATVEDIDNGMKLGCGYPMGPFTLLDYVGLDTTYYIANIMFDEFREARFAPPPLLKRMVLAGHFGKKSGKGFYEYAAK, from the coding sequence ATGGAAATCAAGACCGTTGGCGTGATTGGGTGTGGCCTCATGGGCGCGGGCATCGCGCAGGTGTCGGCCGCGGCCGGGTTCAAGACCTTCGTCCTCGACGTGAACGAGGACGTCGTCAAGAAGGGCATTGGCCGCATCGACAAGTTCCTGACCGGCGGCATCGAGAAGGGCAAGGTCACGCCGGAGCAGAAGGCGACCGTGTTCGCCAACCTCACCGGCACCACCAGGTTCGAAGACCTCAAGGACTGCGACCTCGTCATCGAGGCCATCGTCGAGAACGTCGAGGTCAAGAAGAAGACCTACGCCCAGATCGAGGCGGTGGTCGGCACGCACTGCGTGATCGCGTCCAACACCTCGTCGCTGTGCATCACCGAGCTTGGCGCCGGCACCACGCGGCCCGACAAGGTGGCCGGCCTGCACTTCTTCAACCCAGTGCCGCTGATGAAGCTGGTGGAAGTGATTCGCGCGCTCGCGACCAGCCAGGAAACTTACGATGCGCTGATGACGTTTGCCCGCGCGATCGGCAAGGAGCCGGTGACGGCCCCCGACCGCGGCGGCTTCATCGTCAACCGCCTGCTCGTGCCGTATCTCCTCGACGCGATCCGCTGCTTCGAGGAAGGCCTGGCGACGGTCGAGGATATCGACAACGGCATGAAGCTCGGCTGCGGCTACCCGATGGGCCCGTTCACGCTGCTCGACTACGTCGGCCTCGATACGACGTATTACATCGCGAACATCATGTTCGACGAGTTCCGCGAAGCCCGTTTCGCGCCGCCACCACTGCTGAAGCGCATGGTGCTGGCCGGCCACTTCGGCAAGAAGTCCGGCAAGGGCTTCTACGAGTACGCGGCGAAGTAA
- a CDS encoding acetyl-CoA C-acetyltransferase, translated as MSKSVFILGGARTPMTQHVGALKDVSAIELGAIASKGALERTGTRPEWIDHVVFGNVQQSSVDAHYGARHVGLKAGVPIEVPALTVNRLCGSGIQAVLSGAQQIQLEEAGVVLAGGMENMSQVPHVIRGARSGFKLGQGKLEDWLWEGLTDPYAGCSMAITAENCAVKYGITREDADAYALRSQQLAHKAWTSGIMTDEVVPVEIPGRKGVTVIAQDDYLRPETTMEILAKLPTVFKKDGVVTAGNASGIVDGAAALVIAGEEAVAKHALKPLGRIVSWATVGVEPTMMGMGPAPAIRKALEHARMTFGQLDLIEINEAFAAQYLACEKELGLSRDKVNVNGGAIAIGHPLGASGARILLTLLLELRRRGKKYGVASACIGGGQGIAMIVEAL; from the coding sequence ATGTCCAAATCAGTTTTCATTCTCGGCGGCGCCCGGACACCCATGACGCAGCACGTCGGCGCGCTCAAGGACGTGTCGGCGATTGAGCTTGGCGCGATTGCGTCGAAGGGCGCGCTCGAGCGCACCGGCACCAGGCCCGAGTGGATCGACCACGTCGTGTTCGGCAACGTCCAGCAGAGCAGTGTCGACGCGCACTACGGCGCGCGTCATGTCGGCCTCAAGGCGGGCGTGCCGATCGAAGTGCCGGCGCTGACGGTGAACCGCTTGTGCGGCTCGGGCATCCAGGCGGTGCTGAGCGGCGCGCAGCAGATCCAGTTGGAAGAAGCGGGCGTCGTGCTCGCCGGCGGCATGGAGAACATGAGCCAGGTGCCGCACGTGATTCGCGGCGCGCGCTCGGGCTTCAAGCTGGGGCAAGGCAAGCTCGAAGACTGGCTGTGGGAAGGGTTGACCGATCCCTACGCGGGTTGCTCCATGGCCATCACCGCCGAGAACTGCGCCGTGAAGTACGGCATCACGCGCGAAGACGCCGATGCCTACGCCCTGCGCAGCCAGCAACTGGCGCACAAGGCGTGGACGTCCGGGATCATGACCGACGAAGTGGTGCCGGTCGAGATCCCGGGCCGCAAGGGCGTGACCGTGATCGCGCAGGACGATTACCTGCGTCCCGAGACGACCATGGAGATCCTGGCCAAGCTGCCCACTGTCTTCAAGAAAGACGGCGTCGTCACCGCCGGCAACGCCAGCGGCATTGTCGACGGCGCGGCGGCCCTGGTGATTGCCGGTGAAGAGGCGGTCGCGAAGCACGCGCTCAAGCCGCTTGGCCGCATCGTGTCGTGGGCGACGGTCGGCGTCGAGCCGACGATGATGGGGATGGGCCCGGCGCCGGCCATCCGTAAGGCGCTCGAACACGCCAGGATGACATTTGGGCAGCTCGACTTGATCGAGATCAACGAAGCCTTCGCGGCGCAATACCTCGCCTGCGAAAAGGAGCTCGGCCTCAGCCGGGACAAGGTGAACGTGAATGGCGGCGCCATTGCCATTGGGCATCCGCTGGGCGCCAGCGGGGCGCGCATTCTGCTGACGCTGCTGCTCGAGCTGCGCCGGCGCGGCAAGAAATACGGTGTGGCCTCGGCCTGTATTGGCGGCGGTCAAGGCATTGCGATGATCGTGGAGGCGCTGTAA
- a CDS encoding isocitrate/isopropylmalate dehydrogenase family protein, translating to MRVAVIPGDGIGQDVTAEAVKVLQATAAAFGRRFDLVHLPWSADHYLKTGETLPANGYQMLRDEFQAIFVGALGDPRVPGNQHARDILLGTRFELDLYVNYRPVRLLADRLCPLKDRGRKDINFVVFRENTEGVYVSVGGRFKAGTPDEVAIQEEINTFKGVNRIIRHAFEYAKANGLTKVCMADKSNAMQQGHALWQRVYKEVAAEYQGITATHQYIDALAMFLVKDPGQYQVIVTNNLFGDIVTDIGGALQGGLGMAASGNLHPGKTSLFEPVHGSAPPLAGKNVANPIGAILSSALMLETLGAGDEAKAIERAVEAAIAQNHTTSDIGGPLGTREVGDWISKRISK from the coding sequence ATGAGAGTGGCGGTCATTCCGGGCGACGGCATTGGCCAGGACGTCACCGCGGAGGCGGTGAAAGTGCTGCAGGCGACCGCGGCCGCGTTCGGCCGGCGGTTCGATCTCGTGCACCTGCCGTGGAGCGCGGACCACTACCTGAAGACCGGCGAGACGCTGCCGGCCAACGGCTACCAGATGCTGCGCGACGAGTTCCAGGCGATCTTCGTCGGGGCGCTGGGCGACCCGCGGGTGCCCGGCAACCAGCACGCGCGCGACATCCTGCTCGGCACGCGGTTCGAACTCGATCTGTATGTGAACTACCGCCCCGTGCGGCTGCTCGCCGATCGCCTGTGCCCATTGAAGGATCGCGGGCGCAAGGACATCAACTTCGTCGTCTTCCGCGAGAACACCGAAGGCGTCTATGTCAGCGTCGGCGGCCGGTTCAAGGCCGGTACGCCAGACGAAGTCGCCATCCAGGAAGAGATCAACACCTTCAAGGGCGTGAACCGCATCATCCGCCACGCGTTTGAGTACGCGAAGGCCAACGGCCTGACGAAGGTGTGCATGGCCGACAAGAGCAACGCCATGCAGCAGGGCCACGCCCTGTGGCAGCGCGTCTACAAGGAAGTGGCGGCGGAGTACCAGGGCATCACCGCCACGCATCAGTACATCGACGCCCTCGCCATGTTCCTCGTGAAGGACCCAGGTCAGTACCAGGTGATCGTCACTAACAACCTGTTCGGCGACATCGTCACCGACATCGGCGGGGCGCTGCAGGGCGGCCTGGGCATGGCGGCCTCGGGCAACCTTCACCCGGGCAAGACCTCGTTGTTCGAGCCCGTGCACGGCTCGGCCCCGCCGCTCGCGGGAAAGAACGTGGCCAACCCGATCGGCGCGATTCTGTCGTCAGCCCTGATGCTCGAAACGCTGGGCGCCGGTGACGAAGCGAAGGCGATCGAGCGGGCCGTCGAGGCCGCCATCGCGCAGAATCACACCACGTCCGACATCGGCGGCCCGCTCGGCACGCGCGAGGTAGGGGATTGGATCTCGAAAAGAATTTCGAAGTGA
- a CDS encoding TonB-dependent receptor yields MLLCTLVAPAWAQDQRGSIEGVVKDASGAVLPGATVEATANGVVSATVTDAVGLYRFPSLPPGNYRVSANLQGFVAREVVEVRVGLGQMKKVDFALPLAGVAETVTVTAQTPLVDVRSTSRQANIRAEQVELLPKGRDFTTMVTQAPGANQENKLGGISIDGASAGENRYIIDGIETTNLVSGTSGKRLISDFVEEVQVKSSGYTAEFGGATGGVINAMTKSGTNEMHGSGIFNYQSSSLSGDRTPTLRRNLVNDDIAEYITYPKDDEKRTEPGFTLGGPLVRDRAWFFGAYLPVMETTTRNVSPTSAGNPAAGTASVEQKTPAQNITANVTAQLSNSLRGRVSYNNSWRETNGLLPALTGTDPAGTNYTKTSKFPNYSVSGNLDWVASPRFFLGMRGGYYFADQNDSNVVEQPRVIFSTGNNIGLLDTPVSLQRASGFQNIPTNTKVTRDQQTRLYFQADGTLYANAGGAHQIKFGVQADQVGNNVLSGESANLVRIRWNTALGGLRGPYGYYQVRSNGVVPKQGFITEGDVTTTNIGLFIQDSWTINNKLTINAGVRTERERVPTYSTQEGVPDYGVEFNFADKLAPRVGFAYDIKGDGKWKAYGSWGVFYDIFKLELPRGSFGGDKWLEYYYTLDTPDWTNLTAGAQCPPACSGTLIRGPVDFRFVSLDADHQDPDLKPMKLQEASAGIEHQLNDIMAVSVRYVHKQVDRAIEDTGALDAAGNEIYIIANPGFNLASLAFTNPNVANPKAVRDFDSVEFAFDKRYANNWYLRAGYTWSRLYGNYSGLSQSDENGRTSPNVGRLWDYPLMMFQDGGKAALGPLATDRPHQFKSQFIYMFGFGTSVGVNEYIASGLPVTREIGIYAPNNLPVQYLGRGSDGRTPMFSQTDLLVQHSFNVGGSKEVQLSLNVLNLFNQDTAVGKHSTYHKTNGVTPDEALFYTGRQNLADLIVSQNIVKDPRFLMDNAFQTPMQARIGVRFLF; encoded by the coding sequence ATGTTGCTTTGCACGTTGGTCGCGCCCGCCTGGGCGCAGGATCAGCGTGGTTCGATTGAAGGCGTCGTCAAGGACGCCTCGGGTGCCGTCCTTCCGGGCGCTACCGTTGAAGCCACCGCTAACGGCGTCGTCAGCGCGACGGTGACCGACGCGGTCGGCCTGTACCGCTTCCCCTCGCTCCCCCCCGGCAACTACCGCGTCAGCGCCAACCTCCAGGGCTTCGTGGCCCGGGAAGTCGTTGAAGTGCGCGTCGGCCTCGGCCAGATGAAGAAGGTGGACTTCGCGTTGCCGCTCGCCGGCGTCGCCGAGACGGTGACCGTGACCGCCCAGACCCCGCTGGTCGACGTGCGCAGCACGTCGCGGCAGGCCAACATCCGCGCCGAGCAGGTCGAACTGCTGCCGAAGGGCCGCGACTTCACCACGATGGTGACGCAGGCGCCCGGCGCCAACCAGGAAAACAAGCTGGGCGGCATCTCGATCGACGGCGCCAGCGCCGGCGAGAACCGCTACATCATCGACGGCATCGAGACCACGAACCTGGTCAGCGGCACGTCGGGCAAGCGACTGATTTCCGACTTTGTCGAAGAAGTCCAGGTCAAGTCGAGCGGCTACACCGCGGAGTTTGGCGGCGCCACGGGCGGCGTGATCAACGCCATGACCAAGAGCGGCACCAACGAGATGCACGGCAGCGGCATCTTCAACTACCAGAGCAGCTCGCTGTCCGGGGACCGGACCCCGACCCTGCGCCGCAACCTGGTGAACGACGACATCGCGGAGTACATCACCTACCCAAAGGACGATGAAAAGCGGACTGAGCCCGGCTTCACCCTGGGCGGCCCGCTCGTCCGCGACCGCGCCTGGTTCTTCGGCGCCTACCTGCCGGTCATGGAAACGACCACGCGCAACGTCAGCCCGACGAGCGCCGGCAACCCCGCGGCGGGCACGGCCTCGGTCGAGCAGAAGACGCCGGCGCAGAACATCACCGCCAACGTCACCGCGCAACTGAGCAACAGCCTGCGCGGCCGCGTGTCATACAACAACAGCTGGCGTGAAACCAACGGCCTGTTGCCGGCACTGACCGGAACCGATCCGGCCGGGACCAACTACACCAAGACCTCGAAGTTCCCGAACTACTCGGTGTCGGGCAACCTCGACTGGGTGGCGTCGCCCCGGTTCTTCCTCGGCATGCGCGGCGGCTACTACTTTGCCGACCAGAACGATTCGAACGTGGTCGAACAGCCGCGCGTCATCTTCTCGACCGGCAACAACATCGGCCTGCTCGACACGCCGGTGAGCCTGCAGCGGGCGAGCGGGTTCCAGAACATCCCCACCAACACCAAGGTGACGCGCGACCAGCAGACGCGTCTCTACTTCCAGGCCGACGGCACGCTCTACGCCAATGCAGGCGGCGCGCACCAGATCAAGTTCGGCGTGCAGGCCGACCAGGTCGGCAATAACGTGCTGAGCGGCGAATCGGCGAACCTCGTCCGGATCCGCTGGAATACCGCCCTTGGCGGTCTCCGTGGCCCGTATGGCTACTACCAGGTGCGCAGCAACGGTGTGGTCCCCAAACAGGGTTTCATCACCGAGGGCGACGTCACGACCACCAACATCGGCCTGTTCATCCAGGATTCCTGGACCATCAACAACAAGCTGACCATCAACGCCGGCGTGCGCACCGAGCGCGAGCGGGTGCCGACCTACTCGACTCAGGAAGGCGTGCCGGACTACGGCGTCGAGTTCAACTTCGCCGACAAGCTGGCGCCGCGCGTCGGCTTCGCCTACGACATCAAGGGCGACGGCAAGTGGAAGGCCTACGGTTCGTGGGGTGTCTTCTACGACATCTTCAAGCTGGAACTCCCCCGCGGTTCGTTCGGCGGCGACAAGTGGCTCGAGTACTACTACACCCTCGACACGCCTGACTGGACCAACCTGACGGCCGGCGCCCAGTGCCCCCCGGCCTGCTCGGGCACGCTCATCCGCGGACCCGTCGACTTCCGGTTCGTCTCGCTTGACGCCGATCACCAGGATCCGGACCTGAAGCCCATGAAGCTGCAGGAAGCCTCGGCCGGCATTGAACACCAGCTGAACGACATCATGGCGGTCAGCGTCCGCTACGTGCACAAGCAGGTCGATCGCGCCATTGAAGATACGGGCGCCCTCGACGCCGCCGGCAACGAGATCTACATCATCGCCAACCCGGGCTTCAACCTGGCCTCACTCGCGTTCACCAACCCGAACGTGGCGAACCCGAAGGCGGTCCGCGACTTCGACAGCGTCGAGTTCGCGTTCGACAAGCGTTACGCCAACAACTGGTACCTGCGCGCCGGCTACACCTGGAGCCGCCTCTATGGCAACTACTCCGGTCTGTCGCAGTCTGACGAGAACGGCCGCACCAGCCCGAACGTGGGCCGGCTGTGGGACTACCCGCTGATGATGTTCCAGGACGGCGGCAAAGCAGCCCTGGGTCCGCTGGCGACCGATCGCCCGCATCAGTTCAAGAGCCAGTTCATCTACATGTTCGGCTTCGGCACGAGCGTGGGCGTGAACGAATACATCGCGAGCGGCCTGCCGGTCACGCGCGAAATCGGCATCTACGCGCCGAACAACCTGCCGGTCCAGTACCTGGGCCGCGGCAGCGACGGCCGCACGCCGATGTTCTCGCAGACCGACCTGCTCGTGCAGCACAGCTTCAACGTGGGCGGCTCAAAGGAAGTGCAGCTGAGCCTGAACGTGCTCAACCTGTTCAACCAGGACACCGCGGTTGGGAAGCACTCGACCTACCACAAGACCAACGGCGTGACGCCGGACGAGGCCTTGTTCTACACCGGCCGGCAGAACCTGGCCGACCTGATCGTCAGCCAGAACATCGTGAAGGATCCGCGTTTCCTGATGGACAACGCGTTCCAGACGCCGATGCAGGCCCGGATCGGCGTGCGCTTCCTCTTCTAA
- a CDS encoding tetratricopeptide repeat protein: MRHILALALAALTLTGTAAAQTTPERDRARPHNRQGWELMSAESFERAAQSFQQAVAIDNTFEDAFYGLGRAQIALKQYVSAIATLTTCRKLYIAQAGRHFTNQQDAQRYRQDRITEIDEQVRQVQTMPPSPQQQNLLRQLNNQRRDIQNAIARGNDMSIDASVPPWVSLSLGSAYFRSGKLADAEREYKAAIAVDGRFGEAHSNLAVVYFETNRIAEAEASLKAAKKAGFRVNPQLEQAIRDRRP, translated from the coding sequence ATGCGCCACATACTCGCCCTCGCACTTGCCGCACTGACGTTGACCGGCACCGCGGCTGCGCAGACAACCCCCGAACGCGACCGCGCCCGGCCCCACAACCGGCAGGGGTGGGAACTGATGTCGGCCGAGTCGTTTGAACGGGCCGCCCAATCGTTCCAGCAGGCGGTGGCCATCGACAACACCTTCGAGGACGCGTTCTACGGGCTCGGCCGGGCCCAGATTGCCCTGAAGCAATACGTCTCGGCGATCGCCACGCTAACCACTTGCCGCAAGCTCTATATCGCCCAGGCCGGGCGCCACTTCACCAACCAGCAAGATGCCCAGCGCTACCGCCAGGATCGCATCACCGAAATCGACGAACAAGTCCGCCAGGTGCAGACGATGCCGCCGAGCCCGCAGCAGCAGAACCTGCTCCGTCAACTGAATAACCAGCGTCGTGACATTCAGAATGCGATCGCGCGCGGCAACGACATGAGCATCGACGCGTCGGTGCCGCCGTGGGTGTCGCTGTCACTGGGCAGCGCGTACTTCCGGTCAGGCAAGCTCGCCGACGCCGAACGGGAGTACAAGGCCGCCATCGCCGTTGACGGCAGGTTCGGCGAGGCGCACAGCAACCTCGCGGTCGTCTACTTCGAAACCAACCGCATCGCCGAAGCCGAGGCGTCGCTGAAGGCTGCGAAGAAGGCGGGCTTCAGGGTGAACCCGCAACTCGAACAGGCGATTCGGGACCGCAGGCCGTAG
- a CDS encoding PilZ domain-containing protein yields the protein MVFQPTAVRQMSHGGMQVETGFPLQLDSLHEFRLTLGDRSVVVKGRVAHSRISDVDQDIITYRTGVEFIELSDRVAAAIAHFVDELTK from the coding sequence ATGGTATTCCAGCCGACCGCCGTGCGCCAGATGAGCCACGGCGGCATGCAGGTGGAAACCGGCTTCCCCCTGCAGCTGGATTCGCTTCACGAGTTCCGCCTCACCCTCGGCGATCGCTCGGTCGTCGTCAAGGGCCGCGTCGCGCACTCGCGCATCAGCGACGTCGACCAGGACATCATCACCTACCGCACCGGCGTCGAGTTCATCGAACTGTCGGACCGCGTCGCCGCCGCGATCGCGCACTTCGTCGACGAGCTCACCAAGTAA
- a CDS encoding gamma-glutamylcyclotransferase family protein — protein MPDHVFFYGTLMSPFNRPGRLRVTPKLNYSGRGSIGAALFDLGIYPAAVPTDDPGRVWGEVYEMLDTAPVLAALDEIEGYRPSEPARSLYTRILTDVTLDDGRTEQAWAYFYNAPLGRAQRINSGDYLEHLGRT, from the coding sequence GTGCCTGACCACGTCTTTTTCTACGGAACGCTGATGTCGCCGTTCAATCGGCCCGGGCGGCTCCGCGTCACTCCGAAGCTCAACTACTCAGGGCGTGGCTCCATTGGGGCCGCGCTCTTCGATCTAGGGATCTATCCCGCAGCGGTTCCCACCGACGACCCCGGCCGGGTCTGGGGCGAGGTCTACGAGATGCTCGACACCGCCCCGGTGCTGGCCGCGCTCGACGAGATCGAGGGCTACCGGCCGAGCGAACCGGCACGCAGCCTCTACACCCGCATCCTCACCGACGTGACGCTGGACGACGGCCGGACGGAACAGGCGTGGGCATACTTCTACAACGCGCCGCTCGGACGTGCGCAGCGCATTAACTCGGGCGATTATCTCGAACACCTCGGCAGGACTTGA
- a CDS encoding VWA domain-containing protein, with protein sequence MSVPVLRIAVLSWLVVVAIAAAPHAAGGGQQPAPAFRTGIDLITFEATALDRDGVPVRNLGPEDFSVTVGGRPRKVVFADFHGDGMVVAAGGTTAPARESRGRALGAEGRIVVIVVDRDSLAPGNEAALLEAATAVIDGLQPADAVGLVGVPVGGVDLTRDHDRVRAALPLMSGTRPRQDMYRDRNISWDEALAYERGDSRVIAEVIERECYRIPADPNGGLQNRCPPDLIVQARELLQIGRAHVETTTSVLESLAAKLAPLRGSKHVILISGGLQFGQDLLTRFQRFSQKAAEAQLTLYAVHLDQPDSNVTDRRTVTSAFGGREATAGLGALTGMTGGRLFMGVGRATGVFDRITTEINNFYVLGVESGPEDTSGSPRSLEVTVKRPGLTVRSRPEVAPRPSFAVASEGKPSVAKASEGKPGTPAADPLLALLNQPTDISDLAISATAYSTRGTEESTLRVLISAELSAERARLPADWAFAVFNDGNVVATGQQTFEAGTPGPLVMTTSAKLLPGRYRLRVAARDADGRAGVVDVPLAAGLRVAGELQLSDLVVGISEGGRLLPRARVTQGTPVSALIELMSADADRLAGARAVIEVIPAGTAEPVRRFLMAVQTVDGASVIINAAEIDTSSLPPGRYTASVVATVDGQPVGRVSRVFEILEK encoded by the coding sequence ATGAGTGTGCCTGTCTTGCGCATCGCCGTCCTGTCATGGCTCGTGGTCGTGGCAATCGCCGCGGCTCCGCATGCGGCCGGGGGCGGCCAGCAGCCGGCGCCCGCGTTTCGGACCGGCATCGATCTCATCACGTTCGAGGCGACCGCGCTCGATCGCGATGGTGTGCCGGTGCGGAATCTCGGCCCTGAAGACTTCTCGGTCACGGTTGGCGGGCGGCCGCGGAAGGTGGTCTTCGCCGACTTTCACGGCGACGGCATGGTGGTGGCCGCTGGTGGCACGACCGCACCGGCGCGCGAGAGCCGTGGCCGGGCGTTGGGCGCCGAGGGCCGCATTGTCGTGATCGTGGTCGATCGCGATTCGCTCGCGCCAGGCAACGAGGCCGCCCTGCTCGAGGCGGCCACCGCCGTCATCGACGGACTGCAACCCGCCGACGCGGTCGGCCTGGTCGGTGTGCCGGTCGGCGGTGTGGACTTGACCCGCGACCACGACCGCGTGCGCGCGGCGTTGCCCCTGATGTCGGGCACCCGTCCGCGCCAGGACATGTATCGTGACCGCAATATTTCCTGGGATGAAGCGCTCGCCTACGAGCGAGGCGACTCTCGCGTCATTGCCGAGGTCATCGAGCGCGAGTGCTATCGCATCCCCGCCGACCCCAACGGGGGACTGCAGAACCGTTGTCCGCCCGACCTCATCGTGCAGGCGCGCGAGTTGCTGCAGATTGGGCGCGCCCACGTTGAGACCACGACCTCGGTCCTTGAAAGCCTGGCCGCGAAGCTGGCCCCGCTGCGCGGCTCGAAACACGTCATCCTCATTTCCGGCGGGCTGCAGTTTGGCCAGGACCTGCTGACGCGCTTTCAACGGTTTTCGCAGAAGGCAGCCGAGGCGCAGTTGACCCTCTACGCCGTGCACCTAGACCAACCCGACTCGAACGTCACCGACCGGCGGACCGTCACCTCTGCCTTTGGCGGCCGCGAGGCGACCGCGGGCCTCGGCGCCCTGACCGGCATGACCGGCGGGCGGCTGTTCATGGGGGTGGGCCGCGCGACCGGCGTCTTCGATCGCATCACGACCGAGATCAACAACTTCTACGTGCTCGGGGTCGAGAGCGGGCCCGAAGACACGTCCGGCTCGCCTCGCTCGCTGGAGGTTACGGTCAAGCGGCCGGGGCTGACGGTGCGCTCGCGGCCCGAGGTCGCCCCGCGGCCCTCCTTCGCCGTGGCTTCGGAGGGCAAGCCCTCGGTTGCCAAGGCTTCGGAGGGCAAGCCGGGGACGCCGGCCGCCGATCCGTTGCTGGCGCTCCTGAACCAGCCGACCGACATCAGCGATCTCGCGATTAGCGCCACCGCGTATTCGACCCGTGGCACCGAGGAGAGCACGCTCCGGGTGTTGATCTCGGCGGAGCTCTCAGCCGAGCGGGCGCGGTTACCGGCCGATTGGGCATTCGCGGTCTTCAACGACGGCAATGTGGTCGCCACCGGCCAGCAAACATTCGAGGCCGGCACACCTGGGCCACTGGTCATGACGACGTCGGCGAAGCTCCTGCCCGGGCGATACCGCCTGCGCGTGGCCGCGAGGGATGCGGATGGCCGCGCCGGCGTTGTTGATGTGCCACTGGCTGCGGGCCTGCGAGTCGCCGGCGAGCTGCAATTGAGCGATCTGGTCGTCGGGATCAGCGAGGGTGGAAGGCTTCTACCGCGCGCCCGGGTCACCCAGGGGACGCCGGTGTCGGCCTTGATCGAACTGATGTCCGCCGACGCGGACCGCCTGGCAGGCGCCAGGGCGGTCATCGAGGTGATCCCTGCCGGCACCGCCGAGCCAGTACGGAGGTTCCTGATGGCCGTCCAGACCGTCGACGGGGCGTCGGTCATCATAAATGCGGCGGAAATTGACACTTCGAGCCTTCCGCCGGGCCGCTATACCGCCAGCGTGGTCGCGACCGTCGACGGCCAGCCGGTCGGCCGGGTCAGCCGGGTGTTCGAGATTCTTGAAAAATGA
- a CDS encoding ABC transporter permease subunit, which yields MTTAIPKHKHMSFWAASRRVFDLSLGEMLWSRRTIFMALVVGGPVLLAVIVKVLELFGMSALRVNGQRVAGFGIFGVMIWMLFLRFIVPVLGVFYGTALMADEVEDKTITYLFTRPIPRGAVLVGKYLAYLACTLLVVLPSVMIVFFLLVPFSELPATFGSLVTDLGLLALGLAVYGALFAFVGAYFKRPLVIGLVFAFGWEQVVMALPGYLKQFTIAFYMQSLVPHAMPSDGVASILQGMFRENPPVAVSLAWLFAYLVVFLYLATRVVERKEYILEQ from the coding sequence ATGACCACGGCCATCCCGAAGCACAAGCACATGAGTTTCTGGGCCGCCTCGCGCCGGGTGTTCGACCTGTCGCTCGGCGAAATGCTGTGGTCGCGCCGCACCATCTTCATGGCGCTGGTCGTCGGCGGCCCGGTGCTGCTGGCGGTGATCGTCAAGGTGCTCGAGCTGTTCGGGATGTCGGCGCTGCGCGTCAACGGCCAGCGCGTCGCCGGCTTCGGCATTTTCGGCGTGATGATCTGGATGCTGTTCCTCCGCTTCATCGTCCCTGTGCTGGGCGTGTTCTACGGTACGGCGCTGATGGCCGACGAGGTGGAAGACAAGACCATTACCTACCTGTTCACCCGCCCGATTCCGCGCGGCGCGGTGCTGGTGGGCAAGTACCTGGCCTACCTGGCGTGCACCCTGCTGGTGGTGCTGCCGTCGGTAATGATCGTCTTCTTCCTGCTGGTGCCCTTCTCGGAGCTGCCCGCGACATTTGGCTCGCTGGTCACCGACCTCGGACTGCTGGCCCTGGGGCTGGCGGTGTACGGGGCCCTGTTTGCCTTCGTCGGGGCCTACTTCAAGCGGCCCCTGGTCATCGGGCTGGTGTTCGCCTTTGGCTGGGAGCAGGTGGTGATGGCCCTGCCGGGCTACCTGAAGCAGTTCACAATCGCCTTCTACATGCAGTCACTGGTGCCCCACGCCATGCCGTCGGACGGCGTGGCGAGCATCCTCCAGGGGATGTTTCGGGAGAACCCGCCGGTGGCGGTGTCACTGGCGTGGCTGTTTGCATACCTGGTCGTCTTCCTCTACCTGGCCACGCGCGTGGTCGAGCGGAAAGAGTACATTCTCGAGCAGTAG